The Henckelia pumila isolate YLH828 chromosome 2, ASM3356847v2, whole genome shotgun sequence genome includes a window with the following:
- the LOC140883958 gene encoding uncharacterized protein, producing MLKSILVILVLVFLVGGSDARKPHVINFRWPGLYPESFTWDPKSDHFVVGSTRLRELIAVSDAGVTSALTSEFTIPPNSSFLGIALDPRLDRLLAVVHRPAPLLNALASYHLPTFRILSLTHLPSAAVANDVAVDYSGNTYVTDSANDVIFKVNEHGDVSTLSKSQLFKSKPVDTTAFYRDCGLNGIVYNTKGYLLVTQSNTGQLYKVDAEDGTARRVMLNRDLTAADGIATRPDGVVVVVSRHKLYYIKSDDSWSEGVVFDETPLLEERQASAVTVGAESRVYVLYGHVNEGMSEDSERAEFSIVEVESESESKEENVWIFVLIGLGLIYFLIWRFQMRQLVQKMNKKTA from the coding sequence ATGTTGAAATCTATCCTCGTAATCCTCGTCCTTGTTTTCCTCGTCGGAGGCAGCGACGCCCGGAAGCCGCACGTCATCAATTTCCGTTGGCCGGGCCTCTATCCGGAGTCCTTCACCTGGGACCCCAAGTCGGATCACTTCGTCGTCGGCTCCACGCGCCTCCGCGAGCTCATCGCCGTGTCCGACGCCGGGGTCACATCTGCCCTTACTTCCGAATTCACCATCCCTCCCAACTCCTCCTTCCTCGGGATCGCCCTTGACCCCAGGCTCGACCGCCTCCTCGCCGTCGTCCACCGTCCGGCACCTCTCCTCAACGCCCTCGCATCCTACCACCTCCCCACCTTCCGGATTCTCTCCCTCACCCACCTCCCTTCCGCCGCCGTTGCCAACGACGTCGCCGTAGACTACTCCGGGAACACCTACGTCACCGACTCGGCCAACGACGTCATCTTCAAAGTCAACGAGCACGGCGATGTCTCCACCCTCTCAAaatcccaactcttcaaatccAAACCCGTGGACACCACCGCTTTCTACCGGGACTGCGGCCTGAACGGAATCGTTTACAACACCAAGGGATACCTTTTGGTGACTCAATCCAACACGGGGCAGCTGTATAAAGTTGACGCCGAGGACGGGACGGCGAGAAGGGTCATGTTGAACAGGGACTTAACGGCGGCCGATGGGATCGCCACGAGGCCAGACGGCGTCGTTGTCGTGGTGTCGAGACACAAGCTGTACTACATCAAGAGTGATGATAGCTGGAGCGAGGGCGTTGTGTTCGACGAAACGCCTCTGTTGGAGGAGCGGCAGGCGAGTGCGGTAACGGTGGGGGCAGAGAGCCGGGTGTATGTATTGTATGGGCATGTGAATGAAGGGATGAGTGAAGATTCAGAAAGGGCGGAATTTAGCATAGTAGAGGTGGAATCAGAGTCGGAGAGTAAGGAGGAGAATGTGTGGatttttgttttgattggttTGGGTTTGATTTATTTCCTCATATGGAGATTTCAAATGAGACAGCTTGTGCAGAAGATGAACAAGAAAACTGCTTGA
- the LOC140879742 gene encoding auxin efflux carrier component 7-like yields the protein MISWHDLYVVLTAMVPLYVAMILAYGSVRWWKIFSPDQCSGINRFVAIFAVPLLSFHFISSNDIYAMNFKFIAADTLQKIIMLVLLGLWANFTKNGSLEWAITIFSLSTLPNTLVMGIPLLIAMYGEYSGSLMVQIVVLQCIIWYTLLLFLFEYRGAKMLIMEQFPETAASIVSFKVESDVVSLDGQDFLETDAEIGNDGKLHVTVRKSNASRRSLGPGSYTGITPRPSNLTGAEIYSLSSSRNPTPRGSNFNHSDFYSMMGFPGRLSNFGQSDTNRLSNFNVAEMYSVQSSRGPTPRPSNFEETCAPGAQMSSPRFGYYPTQTVPTSYPAPNPEISSTMPRTGKTHQAQIQNQVSKANHDAKELHMFVWSSSASPVSEGGGGGGGGLHVFGGPDFGSSDQPGRSDQAAKEIKLLVNDIPQNGGSKAVPQTGDFGGEDFSFGGGGRDHGTDDRDKEGLTAQSKLGSCSTADLDPKAAAVKHMPPASVMTRLILIMVWRKLIRNPNTYSSLVGLIWSLISFRWGVHMPKIVAQSISILSDAGLGMAMFSLGLFMALQPKLIACGNTVAGFAMAVRFLTGPAVMAVAAIAIGLRGTLLHVAIVQAALPQGIVPFVFAKEYNVHPAILSTMVIFGMLIALPITLVYYILLGL from the exons ATGATTTCCTGGCACGATCTTTACGTTGTTTTAACTGCTATGGTTCCTCTGTATGTGGCCATGATCTTGGCCTACGGCTCTGTCCGATGGTGGAAAATCTTTTCTCCGGATCAATGCTCCGGCATCAACCGATTCGTCGCCATTTTCGCAGTCCCGCTTCTGTCTTTCCACTTTATTTCCTCCAACGATATATATGCCATGAACTTCAAGTTCATCGCTGCTGACACGCTGCAAAAGATTATAATGCTGGTACTTCTTGGGTTGTGGGCAAATTTCACCAAAAATGGCAGCTTGGAATGGGCCATAACCATTTTTTCTCTTTCCACTCTTCCCAACACTCTTGTAATGGGGATTCCTTTGCTGATCGCCATGTATGGAGAGTATTCCGGCAGCCTCATGGTGCAGATTGTGGTGCTCCAATGCATCATTTGGTACACTTTACTGCTCTTTTTATTCGAGTACCGTGGCGCCAAAATGCTGATTATGGAGCAGTTTCCTGAGACAGCTGCTTCCATCGTGTCTTTTAAGGTTGAATCCGATGTCGTCTCTTTGGATGGGCAAGATTTTCTTGAAACTGACGCGGAGATTGGAAATGATGGAAAGCTTCATGTTACTGTCAGGAAATCTAATGCTTCGAGGCGTTCGCTGGGGCCTGGCTCCTACACAGGGATTACTCCCCGGCCTTCGAATTTAACAGGGGCTGAAATTTACAGTTTGAGCTCTTCCAGAAATCCAACTCCCAGAGGCTCTAATTTCAACCATTCAGATTTCTATTCGATGATGGGATTTCCAGGGAGGCTGTCTAATTTTGGTCAATCTGACACAAACAGATTGTCTAATTTCAACGTGGCTGAAATGTACTCGGTTCAATCATCCAGAGGTCCGACTCCAAGGCCTTCCAACTTTGAAGAAACCTGCGCTCCAGGGGCTCAAATGAGCTCCCCTAGATTCGGGTACTATCCCACACAGACTGTTCCAACTTCTTATCCCGCTCCAAATCCTGAAATTTCGTCCACTATGCCAAGAACAGGGAAAACCCATCAGGCCCAGATTCAGAACCAAGTCAGCAAAGCCAATCACGACGCTAAAGAGCTTCACATGTTTGTGTGGAGCTCAAGCGCTTCGCCGGTGTCTGAAGGAGGAGGAGGTGGCGGCGGCGGCCTACATGTTTTCGGGGGACCGGATTTTGGTTCTTCCGACCAACCCGGACGGTCTGATCAAGCTGCCAAGGAAATCAAGTTGTTAGTTAATGATATACCTCAAAATGGAGGATCTAAAG CTGTTCCGCAAACTGGGGATTTTGGTGGAGAAGATTTTAGCTTTGGTGGTGGAGGCAGAGATCATGGAACCGATGACAGAGATAAGGAAGGCCTCACAGCTCAGTCAAAACTGGGGTCCTGCTCCACCGCTGATCTAGACCCAAAGGCAGCCGCCGTTAAACATATGCCGCCGGCGAGTGTCATGACTCGCCTCATCTTGATCATGGTTTGGCGTAAACTTATTCGAAATCCCAACACTTATTCCAGCCTCGTTGGTCTTATCTGGTCTCTAATCTCATTCAG GTGGGGTGTGCATATGCCTAAAATTGTAGCACAGTCAATCTCTATACTCTCTGATGCTGGCCTCGGTATGGCCATGTTTAGCTTAG GTTTGTTTATGGCCCTTCAACCGAAGCTGATAGCATGTGGAAACACCGTGGCGGGATTCGCCATGGCTGTGAGATTTCTCACTGGTCCGGCAGTAATGGCTGTGGCTGCCATCGCCATTGGCCTTCGTGGTACCCTCCTCCACGTCGCAATCGTGCAG GCTGCACTACCACAAGGGATTGTTCCGTTTGTGTTCGCAAAAGAATACAATGTTCATCCAGCTATTCTTAGCACCAT GGTTATATTTGGAATGCTGATCGCTTTACCAATCACTCTGGTATATTACATACTTCTTGGGTTATAA